From Oryza sativa Japonica Group chromosome 4, ASM3414082v1, one genomic window encodes:
- the LOC4335629 gene encoding uncharacterized protein At3g27210, whose protein sequence is MRFRFRNKAAAAGDGSRPASSPPNAGKFAAPVAGGGGAADVAGESPDQDSTRNGSKDESFFEARPWLDSDSEDDFHSVRGDFTPSRGTTPDHQRQSPFAGRISVDRSEPSLIEKKQRLLELLQEKQQYDDDSVADVGSEIENGAVHAEEYLKSSRKGAKANRASKSRGGCFPSSFWKIKFRSCRKKRKEQND, encoded by the exons ATGAGGTTCAGGTTCCGCAAcaaggctgcggcggcgggagacggCAGCCGGCCGGCCTCTTCTCCTCCTAACGCCGGCAAGTTCGCGGCGCCtgttgccggcggcggaggggcggcggaCGTCGCCGGCGAGAGCCCGGATCAGGACAGCACAAGGAATG GAAGCAAAGATGAATCGTTCTTCGAGGCAAGACCCTGGTTAGACTCCGACAGTGAAGATGATTTCCACAGTGTGAGAGGAG ATTTCACTCCATCAAGAGGCACCACCCCAGATCATCAGAGACAGTCACCATTCGCGGGGCGAATATCGGTGGACAGATCGGAGCCTTCTCTGATCGAGAAGAAGCAGAGGCTCCTCGAACTTCTCCAGGAGAAGCAGCAGTACGACGATGACAGCGTCGCTGATGTCGGTAGCGAGATCGAGAACGGCGCTGTCCATGCTGAAGAGTATCTGAAATCATCGAGGAAAGGCGCAAAGGCGAACAGGGCATCCAAGTCCAGGGGAGGCTGCTTCCCAAGCTCTTTTTGGAAGATCAAATTCAGGAGCTGcaggaagaagagaaaagagcaGAATGATTAG
- the LOC4335630 gene encoding F-box/kelch-repeat protein At1g67480 codes for MLTLVGAREPFVKAQTNLPATMQLKFPTRTQGDSYGALIPGLPEDLAKVCLALVPRSYFPVMGAVSKSWMSFIGSKEFIAVRKEVGRLEERIYALITGDGGKGPYWEVLGSLEQQNRMLPPMPGLTKAGFSVVVLDGKLLVMAGYGVDYGKECVSDEVYQYDARLNRWAALAKMNVARRDFACAEVNGAVYVAGGFGSDGDGLSSVEVYDPQRNKWTIIESLRRPRWGSFACSFNGKLYIMGGRSSFTIGNSRFIDVYDPILHSWTEIKKGCVMVTSHAVINKRLFCIEWKNQRSLAIFNPSDSSWQKIPVPLTGSSATLFSLGVLDGKLLLFSQEEEPGYQTLMYDPTAPAGSEWHTSTLKPSGLCLCSVTIES; via the exons ATGCTAACACTTGTTGGAGCAAGAGAGCCATTTGTTAAAGCACAGACCAACCTCCCTGCTACAATGCAGCTGAAGTTTCCTACTAGAACCCAAGGTGATTCATACGGAGCACTGATACCTGGTTTGCCAGAAGACTTAGCGAAAGTATGCCTTGCCCTTGTCCCTCGGAGCTACTTCCCTGTCATGGGTGCAGTGTCCAAGAGTTGGATGTCATTCATTGGGAGCAAGGAGTTCATTGCTGTTAGGAAGGAGGTCGGGAGGCTTGAAGAGCGGATTTATGCCCTGATCACTGGAGATGGAGGAAAGGGACCCTATTGGGAGGTGCTGGGGAGCCTGGAGCAGCAGAATAGGATGCTTCCTCCTATGCCTGGACTGACTAAAGCTGGATTTAGTGTGGTTGTTCTTGATGGAAAGCTGCTTGTCATGGCTGGCTATGGTGTTGATTATGGAAAAGAATGTGTTTCTGATGAAGTTTATCAGTATGATGCTCGTCTGAACAG GTGGGCTGCACTGGCCAAGATGAACGTGGCCCGTCGTGACTTCGCATGTGCAGAGGTCAATGGTGCAGTATATGTTGCTGGTGGATTTGGTTCTGATGGCGATGGCTTGTCAAGTGTTGAAGTATATGATCCACAAAGAAACAAATGGACAATAATAGAGAGCCTTCGCAGACCAAGGTGGGGCTCCTTTGCCTGCAGCTTCAACGGCAAGCTCTACATCATGGGTGGCCGGTCAAGCTTCACCATTGGCAATTCCCGTTTCATTGACGTGTATGATCCCATTCTCCATTCCTGGACCGAGATCAAGAAGGGTTGTGTCATGGTCACCTCTCATGCTGTCATCAACAAAAGGCTGTTCTGCATCGAGTGGAAGAACCAGCGGTCACTCGCGATCTTCAACCCTTCAGACAGTTCATGGCAGAAGATCCCGGTGCCGCTTACCGGTAGCTCAGCCACTCTGTTCAGCCTTGGGGTGCTTGATGGGAAGCTGCTGCTGTTTTCCCAGGAGGAAGAGCCTGGGTATCAGACTCTGATGTATGATCCGACCGCGCCTGCGGGATCTGAATGGCACACGTCGACGCTCAAGCCATCAGGGCTGTGCTTATGCAGTGTGACCATTGAAAGTTGA
- the LOC4335631 gene encoding uncharacterized protein: MSFAAASASRRFAMPQPATSSRRSGDFPDWVFLDTVAHTGRCHDNATTARAKSSDGYPIEVSFVFADPPALTRCFVHCPAGLTAGEFSMSPPSITGADGAFLLLRVIFPHRSDRCMVTDWFVYKSGPGTPSLELLIQRPNPLDVVSRRAGVLSCGDHCLVVDPEWRFHDDDWMKFHLHIFSSKTKRWSNKVAKLGRGMEAFNPFFLPTKVLCVVRGGSMAWVDFRNSILLLDSVPGNCPEVSLIRLPPLMPINNVDSGGSPDGPCVDLVRDVTCRDGWFKFIEMGFPYLDPNDAQLNRGWEATMFKRKIRSDNYWQWEPCGTVDSASLLPADSCVACLFPEIFDCNEHKLALNNVVSSFPTLDLYCDDVVYMMTKIKADDPDGWIFAFNTENNRLEEISPFSQENCHLHRIYLQCDLSKHLMNKALDVLASRRSGGGNGSGTRRTGVEEERRWWFGDDEE, encoded by the exons ATGTctttcgccgccgcctctgcctctcGCCGATTCGCCATGCCCCAACCCGCTACCTCCTCCCGGCGCTCCGGCGACTTCCCTGACTGGGTCTTCCTCGACACTGTTGCGCACACCGGCCGCTGCCACGACAACGCGACCACCGCTCGGGCGAAGTCGAGCGATGGCTACCCCATCGAGGTGTCCTTCGTGTTCGCCGATCCACCCGCCCTCACCCGCTGCTTTGTTCACTGCCCCGCCGGCCTGACGGCAGGTGAGTTCTCCATGTCGCCGCCCTCCATCACCGGCGCGGACGgcgccttcctcctcctacGTGTCATCTTCCCCCACCGCTCTGACCGATGCATGGTCACCGACTGGTTCGTCTACAAGTCGGGCCCCGGGACGCCATCTCTCGAGCTCCTGATCCAGCGCCCCAACCCGCTTGACGTTGTATCCAGACGCGCCGGCGTCTTATCCTGTGGCGACCACTGTCTGGTCGTCGACCCCGAATGGCGATTCCATGACGACGACTGGATGAAGTTCCACCTCCATATCTTCTCGAGCAAGACCAAGCGGTGGAGCAACAAGGTCGCAAAGCTGGGTCGTGGCATGGAGGCGTTCAACCCTTTCTTCCTACCCACCAAGGTGTTGTGTGTCGTCCGAGGAGGATCAATGGCCTGGGTTGATTTCCGGAACAGCATCCTACTGCTCGACTCGGTCCCCGGGAACTGCCCCGAGGTGAGCCTGATCCGTCTGCCCCCATTGATGCCCATCAACAACGTTGACTCCGGAGGCAGTCCCGATGGACCTTGCGTGGATCTGGTCCGGGATGTCACCTGTAGAGATGGCTGGTTCAAGTTCATCGAGATGGGATTTCCGTACTTGGATCCTAATGATGCACAGTTAAACCGTGGATGGGAGGCCACCATGTTCAAGAGGAAGATCCGTTCAGATAATTATTGGCAATGGGAGCCGTGCGGCACTGTTGACTCTGCTAGCCTTTTGCCTGCCGACTCATGTGTTGCTTGTTTGTTTCCTGAGATCTTTGACTGCAACGAGCACAAGCTAGCCCTGAACAATGTTGTGAGCTCATTTCCCACATTGGATCTATACTGTGACGATGTTGTTTACATGATGACCAAGATCAAGGCTGATGATCCAGACGGTTGGATCTTTGCCTTCAACACTGAGAACAATAGGCTGGAGGAAATATCGCCCTTTTCACAAGAAAATTGTCATCTCCATCGCATCTACCTGCAATGTGACTTGTCCAAGCACCTGATGAACAAGGCTCTAG ACGTCTTGGcgtcgaggaggagcggcggcggcaacggttcAGGGACGCGGAGAACTGGcgtcgaggaggagcggcggtggtggttcgGGGATGATGAGG